In the genome of bacterium, one region contains:
- a CDS encoding diguanylate cyclase: MDPRSADSRHEQGELHSHVRQLMGSLLDTALQLVEGRHGSLMLLDGQKRLRLREARGLDPAWLEPDRDHRSGPAGRALREMRPLHLVGSLAAGVPVDESLILPLSTSQGAAGTLNLSRRGGTPWPAQLRDQVIRFSDGVSQTLEVVRLSRDRDRRMAELDRVLAFSRIFGSTRELSKILELLLSCARELSACQASFATLYTPAGERHEAWAGHCLAEPVLHRVIQGLRERFGHRFFARARPEHHARLDLLDDDHPLKLLAREGLARSAVVVPLVFGYRILGRLYLLDADEQVLHRDTLRLLMLLAHEASIAIDQGRAIRELQEMAFVDPLTRVYNRNYWIQRFEEELVRGERRGQPLSLIMLDIDHFKAYNDTYGHLVGDEVLRMVAQVVRACLREVDVTGRFGGEEFGILLPDTDEHGANFVAERIRLMVERLDLGRPRSAAGGLTISLGVACAGGRRLSVDELIRQADTALFVSKEQGRNRVSIYATNGVQPAAGLPMVQALDEADTRRLTGTSDFLFQMADSLGGVRECRPLGGQLGFQILVLGGAAEEHLPLVHLFDSLGYQTLLEQPDTPRIRSAVPLGQALPDLAVLDLEVPPAGVDGLTQLRDLKTHDPLLPVIVLTGRDGIERAVEAIRLGADDYLLKPFGAKEIRLCVEKAFSKRFRLLQGDRQGAARSSDLSADLTGVSDEIRREFVRSAQELRIMQEFNRRSLEHPTKGALMLDAQRRVLQLNRLAAEMLGIDEAAGVGRSLFGAAPSLDNPRVGHALIHVEQTGEEATINDFWLKSPGGETSALHKLRFIPVVLDGGDALLLILLENMLDRQLIQEEGRRLRMRIAREIHGRIAQHLQVISGRAELLSLDGEGGDASVEQILAAARRVSQILGELGADLPGDGLP; the protein is encoded by the coding sequence ATGGACCCAAGATCCGCGGACAGCCGGCACGAGCAAGGCGAGCTGCATTCCCATGTCAGGCAGTTGATGGGCAGCTTGCTGGACACGGCCCTGCAACTGGTGGAAGGCCGTCACGGCTCCCTCATGCTGCTCGACGGCCAGAAGCGCCTGCGGCTGCGGGAGGCGCGCGGTCTTGATCCCGCCTGGCTGGAGCCGGACCGCGACCACCGCTCCGGGCCGGCCGGCCGGGCCCTGCGCGAGATGCGCCCGCTCCATCTGGTGGGAAGCCTGGCCGCCGGCGTGCCCGTGGACGAATCCCTCATCCTCCCCCTCTCCACCAGCCAGGGGGCGGCCGGCACCCTCAACTTGAGCCGGCGGGGCGGGACTCCCTGGCCGGCGCAGCTGCGCGACCAGGTCATCCGCTTCTCGGACGGCGTCTCCCAGACCCTGGAAGTGGTCCGCCTCTCGCGCGACCGGGATCGCCGCATGGCGGAGCTGGATCGCGTGCTGGCCTTCTCGCGCATCTTCGGCTCCACGCGCGAGTTGTCCAAGATCCTCGAGCTGCTCCTCTCCTGCGCCCGCGAGCTGAGCGCCTGCCAGGCCTCCTTCGCCACCCTCTATACGCCGGCCGGCGAGCGCCACGAGGCCTGGGCCGGGCACTGTCTGGCGGAGCCCGTGCTGCACCGGGTCATCCAGGGGCTGCGCGAGCGGTTCGGGCACCGCTTCTTCGCCCGCGCCCGGCCGGAGCATCATGCCCGCCTCGATCTGCTGGACGACGACCACCCGCTCAAGCTCCTGGCGCGGGAAGGTCTGGCCCGCAGCGCCGTGGTGGTGCCCCTCGTCTTCGGCTACCGCATCCTGGGCCGGCTCTACCTGCTGGACGCCGACGAGCAGGTGCTGCACCGCGACACCCTGCGCCTGCTCATGCTCCTGGCCCACGAGGCCTCCATCGCCATCGACCAGGGGCGGGCCATCCGCGAGCTGCAGGAGATGGCTTTCGTCGATCCGCTCACCCGGGTCTACAACCGCAACTACTGGATCCAGCGCTTCGAGGAGGAGCTGGTGCGCGGCGAGCGGCGCGGGCAGCCGCTCTCGCTCATCATGCTCGACATCGACCACTTCAAGGCCTACAACGACACCTACGGCCATCTGGTGGGCGACGAGGTGCTGCGCATGGTGGCCCAGGTGGTCCGCGCCTGCTTGCGGGAGGTGGACGTGACGGGCCGTTTCGGCGGCGAGGAATTCGGCATCCTGCTGCCGGACACCGACGAGCACGGCGCCAATTTCGTGGCCGAGCGCATCCGCCTGATGGTGGAGCGCCTGGATCTGGGCCGGCCGCGCTCGGCGGCGGGCGGGCTGACCATCTCCCTGGGCGTGGCCTGCGCCGGTGGCCGGCGCTTGTCGGTGGACGAGCTGATCCGGCAAGCGGACACGGCGCTCTTCGTCTCCAAGGAGCAGGGGCGCAACCGGGTGAGCATCTATGCCACCAATGGTGTGCAGCCCGCCGCGGGCCTGCCCATGGTGCAGGCGCTGGACGAGGCCGACACCCGCCGCCTGACCGGCACCAGCGACTTCCTCTTCCAGATGGCGGACAGCCTGGGCGGCGTCCGTGAATGTCGCCCGCTGGGTGGGCAACTGGGCTTCCAGATTCTCGTCCTGGGCGGCGCGGCCGAGGAGCACCTGCCCCTGGTCCACCTCTTCGATTCGCTGGGCTATCAGACGCTGCTGGAGCAGCCCGACACGCCACGGATCCGCAGCGCGGTGCCGCTGGGCCAGGCGCTGCCCGACCTCGCCGTGCTCGATCTGGAGGTGCCGCCCGCCGGTGTGGATGGACTGACCCAGCTGCGCGACCTGAAGACCCACGATCCGCTCCTCCCGGTCATCGTCCTCACAGGGCGCGACGGCATCGAGCGGGCGGTGGAGGCCATCCGCCTGGGGGCCGATGACTATCTGCTGAAGCCATTTGGCGCCAAGGAGATCCGCCTGTGCGTGGAAAAGGCCTTCAGCAAGCGCTTCCGCTTGCTGCAGGGGGATCGGCAGGGGGCGGCGCGCAGTTCGGACCTCAGCGCCGACCTGACGGGCGTCTCCGACGAGATCCGGCGCGAGTTCGTGCGCAGCGCCCAGGAGCTGCGCATCATGCAGGAATTCAACAGACGCAGCCTGGAGCATCCCACCAAGGGCGCCCTCATGCTGGATGCCCAGCGACGGGTGCTGCAGCTCAACCGTCTTGCCGCCGAGATGCTGGGCATCGACGAGGCGGCCGGGGTCGGCCGCAGCCTGTTCGGCGCCGCCCCCAGCCTGGACAATCCACGCGTGGGCCATGCCCTCATCCACGTGGAGCAGACCGGCGAGGAGGCGACCATCAACGACTTCTGGTTGAAGTCGCCGGGGGGCGAGACCAGCGCCCTGCACAAGCTGCGCTTCATTCCCGTCGTGCTGGACGGCGGCGACGCCCTCCTGCTCATCCTGCTCGAGAACATGCTGGACCGCCAGTTGATCCAGGAGGAGGGACGCCGCCTGCGCATGCGCATCGCCCGCGAGATCCACGGACGCATCGCCCAGCATCTGCAAGTCATCTCGGGGCGGGCCGAACTGCTGTCCCTTGACGGGGAAGGCGGCGACGCCTCGGTGGAGCAGATCCTGGCCGCCGCCCGCCGCGTCAGCCAGATCCTGGGGGAACTGGGGGCGGACCTGCCCGGCGACGGCCTGCCTTGA
- a CDS encoding GAF domain-containing protein: MAERAPELRRQLRRVLDALLEGDPPSAELELILLRADHVLRTQDDAVQEMRQSLLEQVDDLQLRLDHLSVLREVGELLSANLEGDALLDRLPAMLREAFGAESASLWLLDPGHERLEIVAADPTRPGPDERTLPLDRGVAGWVARQGRSRLVPDTDLDPVFLPHPRNGDGEGGAPRTLLCAPLKLGDRVLGVVHLSHREPGRLDESDEALLELACPSIALAVSRTRLHEGFRQRLEDQTRELQDVREFFRSIVNSSDDLIVVLSPDQEMILVSTVAESLLGLPVDELLNRPAEGRLLDAAAVAELSTLTERGDSLRDQDVLLRRADGREIHASLNASPIRGASGELLGSLCIFRIIERRMRSHHELTRLNQRLNALFEAAVDLGSSLDLGQVLERCLAWIRRLTEADEASLLLLSPDGRHLARLRRDQEDQAPPLPVGECPEGIVVRQQKPLLLSEPVSVRQFLPEDAGHVQSCIMVPLKILDNVLGVLRVDSHSPARLFTHQDLRMCTTFASQAAMAIDNSRLYAATRRESSRLRGLLDLSRRIRDLRNGQAILAQFAQTALDLEGVQAVVAWEYRKNEHQLRRACALAKGLTLEPGESLLPAGMPGDDPLPYLLANRERRLRFRPLPEQLPPWAPAVRDRERAISLLAVPVVDGGEVYGLMLFYGDEALASLEDEESFISVLALQAAAAIHSQRLLQENQAAREFLTSVVSSATDAIVVTDRLGRITLFNPGAEAMLGLSAREMVGLHAPGLYPDATRVLTDLRRALRRGQDHLTVETTLHARERDVPVQLSLSWMRDARNRIMGVLGVAKDISELKKLEQARLEAERLSGIERMAVTVSDRINTPLSVVLAQVELVRFLQPALGPEALAALQSIEDQVGAIQGILDQLNHLKDPRIKDYALPNVHMYDLEAGGGKAGAVPPGGKDPTREGSGGAAAVRRRGKSSTPS, encoded by the coding sequence GTGGCTGAGCGCGCCCCCGAATTGCGCCGCCAGCTGCGGCGGGTGCTCGACGCCCTGCTGGAGGGAGATCCGCCCTCCGCCGAGCTGGAACTCATCCTGCTGCGGGCCGACCATGTCCTGCGCACCCAGGATGATGCCGTGCAGGAGATGCGGCAGTCGCTCCTGGAGCAGGTGGACGACTTGCAACTGCGCCTGGACCACCTGTCCGTCCTGCGCGAAGTGGGAGAACTGCTGTCTGCCAACCTGGAGGGCGACGCGCTGCTGGACAGGCTGCCCGCCATGTTGCGTGAAGCCTTCGGCGCCGAGAGCGCCTCGCTCTGGCTGCTCGATCCAGGGCACGAGCGCCTCGAGATCGTGGCGGCCGACCCCACCCGCCCCGGCCCCGACGAGCGCACCCTGCCCCTGGACAGGGGCGTGGCGGGTTGGGTGGCGCGCCAGGGCCGCTCACGGCTGGTGCCCGACACCGACCTCGATCCCGTTTTCCTGCCCCATCCGCGCAACGGCGACGGCGAGGGCGGCGCGCCACGCACCCTGCTCTGCGCCCCCCTCAAGCTGGGCGACCGAGTGCTGGGCGTGGTCCACCTTTCGCACCGGGAACCGGGCCGGCTGGACGAGAGCGACGAGGCCCTGCTCGAGCTGGCCTGCCCCTCCATCGCCCTGGCCGTCTCCCGCACCCGCCTGCATGAGGGCTTCCGCCAGCGGCTGGAGGACCAGACGCGCGAGCTGCAGGACGTGCGCGAGTTCTTCCGCAGCATCGTCAACAGCAGCGACGATCTCATTGTCGTGCTCAGCCCCGACCAGGAGATGATCCTGGTCTCCACCGTGGCGGAGAGCCTGCTCGGATTGCCCGTCGACGAGCTGCTCAACCGGCCGGCCGAGGGCCGACTGCTCGATGCCGCCGCCGTGGCGGAACTGAGCACCTTGACGGAACGGGGGGACAGCCTGCGCGACCAGGACGTCTTGCTGCGCCGCGCCGACGGGCGGGAAATCCACGCCTCGCTCAACGCCAGCCCCATCCGCGGCGCCTCGGGCGAGCTGCTCGGTTCCCTCTGCATCTTCCGCATCATCGAACGCCGGATGCGCAGCCATCACGAGCTGACGCGCCTCAACCAGAGGCTCAACGCCCTCTTCGAGGCCGCTGTCGACCTGGGATCGAGCCTGGACCTGGGGCAGGTGCTGGAACGCTGCCTGGCCTGGATCCGCCGCCTGACCGAGGCGGACGAGGCCAGCCTCCTCCTGCTCAGTCCCGACGGCCGCCATCTGGCCCGCTTGCGGCGCGACCAGGAGGACCAGGCACCGCCCCTGCCGGTGGGCGAATGCCCGGAGGGGATCGTCGTGCGGCAGCAGAAACCCCTCCTGCTCTCCGAGCCGGTCTCCGTCCGCCAATTCCTGCCCGAGGACGCGGGACACGTGCAGAGCTGCATCATGGTGCCGCTCAAGATCCTCGACAATGTGCTGGGCGTCCTGCGGGTGGACAGCCACTCGCCCGCGCGCCTCTTCACCCACCAGGATCTGCGCATGTGCACGACCTTCGCCTCGCAGGCGGCGATGGCCATCGACAACAGCCGGCTCTACGCCGCCACCCGGCGCGAAAGTTCGCGCCTGCGCGGACTGCTGGACCTCTCCCGGCGCATCCGGGACCTGCGCAATGGACAGGCCATCCTCGCCCAGTTCGCCCAGACCGCCCTGGACCTGGAGGGCGTGCAGGCGGTGGTGGCCTGGGAGTACCGCAAGAACGAGCACCAGTTGCGCCGCGCCTGCGCCCTGGCCAAGGGCCTGACCCTGGAGCCGGGGGAGAGCCTGCTGCCCGCCGGCATGCCCGGCGACGACCCCCTGCCCTACCTGCTGGCCAATCGGGAACGCCGCCTGCGCTTCCGGCCCCTGCCCGAGCAACTGCCCCCCTGGGCCCCTGCCGTGCGCGACCGGGAACGCGCCATCTCCCTCCTCGCCGTGCCCGTGGTGGATGGAGGCGAGGTCTACGGGCTGATGCTTTTCTATGGTGACGAAGCCCTCGCCTCCCTCGAGGACGAGGAGAGCTTCATCAGCGTGCTGGCCCTGCAGGCGGCGGCGGCCATCCACAGCCAGCGCTTGCTGCAGGAGAACCAGGCAGCGCGGGAGTTCCTCACCAGCGTCGTCTCCTCGGCCACCGACGCCATCGTCGTGACGGACCGGCTGGGGCGCATCACCCTCTTCAACCCCGGGGCCGAGGCCATGCTCGGCCTCTCGGCCCGGGAGATGGTGGGCCTCCACGCCCCCGGCCTCTACCCGGACGCCACCCGCGTCCTGACCGATCTGCGCCGCGCCCTGCGCCGCGGGCAGGACCATCTCACGGTGGAGACCACCCTCCACGCCCGGGAGCGGGACGTGCCGGTCCAGCTGTCCCTGAGCTGGATGCGCGACGCCCGCAACCGCATCATGGGCGTCCTGGGCGTGGCCAAGGACATCAGCGAGCTGAAGAAGCTGGAGCAGGCCCGCCTGGAGGCGGAGCGCCTGAGCGGCATCGAGCGGATGGCCGTCACCGTCTCCGACCGCATCAACACGCCGCTCTCGGTGGTCCTGGCCCAGGTCGAGCTGGTGCGCTTCCTGCAGCCGGCGCTGGGGCCGGAAGCCCTCGCCGCCCTGCAGTCCATCGAGGACCAGGTGGGGGCGATCCAGGGCATCCTCGACCAGTTGAACCACCTGAAGGATCCGCGCATCAAGGACTACGCCTTGCCCAACGTGCACATGTACGACCTGGAGGCGGGCGGGGGAAAGGCCGGCGCGGTCCCGCCCGGCGGCAAGGACCCGACGCGTGAGGGGAGCGGCGGGGCGGCCGCCGTCCGACGAAGGGGCAAGTCGTCGACCCCGTCTTGA
- a CDS encoding response regulator: MKLEAARSVLVVEDNDDFRRVLAQFLAIYGFEPVRAAADGEEAWGLLADWRPDLLITDLNMPRISGIELMRLVREKWKDLPIIVITGYEHELHHLSAFQVQATLIKPFKMPLLAAEIARILGQGRRTS, encoded by the coding sequence ATGAAGTTGGAAGCAGCGCGCTCCGTCCTGGTGGTCGAGGACAACGACGACTTCCGCCGGGTCCTGGCGCAATTCCTGGCGATCTACGGCTTCGAGCCCGTGCGGGCCGCCGCCGACGGCGAGGAAGCCTGGGGCCTGCTCGCCGACTGGCGTCCCGACCTGCTCATCACCGACCTCAACATGCCGCGCATCAGCGGCATTGAATTGATGCGCCTGGTTCGTGAGAAATGGAAAGACCTGCCCATCATCGTCATCACCGGCTACGAGCACGAGTTGCACCATCTGAGCGCCTTCCAGGTGCAGGCCACGCTGATCAAGCCTTTCAAGATGCCCCTGCTGGCTGCCGAAATAGCTCGTATCCTGGGTCAAGGACGGCGGACTTCATGA
- a CDS encoding response regulator, whose protein sequence is MNRILIIDDYPAARETLGAFLVGLGYEVLQAPDGPTGLDLLAREHPHLLFLDILMPGMNGLEVIKRIRGIDPTVPVVMVTGHDSAQIARELLLAGATDFIRKPLNLEYIQRVVEACLAKQPRPRLA, encoded by the coding sequence ATGAACCGGATCCTCATCATCGACGATTATCCGGCGGCCCGGGAAACCCTGGGCGCGTTCCTGGTGGGCCTGGGCTACGAGGTCCTGCAAGCCCCGGACGGCCCCACCGGCCTGGATCTGCTCGCCCGGGAACATCCCCATCTGCTCTTCCTGGACATCCTCATGCCGGGCATGAACGGCCTGGAAGTGATCAAGCGCATCCGCGGCATCGATCCGACGGTGCCGGTGGTGATGGTCACGGGCCATGATTCAGCCCAGATCGCGCGGGAACTGCTGCTCGCCGGCGCCACCGACTTCATCCGCAAGCCCCTCAACCTCGAATACATCCAGCGCGTGGTGGAGGCCTGTCTGGCCAAGCAGCCGCGGCCCCGCCTGGCCTGA
- a CDS encoding nucleoside kinase: MIDPSSCPSGEHQRIRVTREDGQLLDLPVGTLVRALPGIDRGRDGLPFIAALVNHDLASLSYPLEINSEVRLLTLADGNGWRVYQRSLAFLVAKAMRELFPQAVFSLQHSLGSGLFWSFRNNAHDGISQELLDRLAERMRELVHLNLPIERRKVSFTDALARFEADGERDKLDLLRFRNPPHVVLHVCDGFSDLAHGPLADCTGVLGRFELVNYERGFVLNLPRREPPYAVGELERQPHLFHIYQEHKEWGRILGVDTVGRLNETIDTGEIEAFMRTAEALHEQKLGRIAQQIVAHRDRLRVILIAGPSSAGKTTFAKRLVTHLTVHGLRPLILGTDDYFVGPEQTPRDASGKPDFEHVEAVDLPFFNESLSRLSEGQEIEVPFFNFQTKQREFHGRRMRLAADQLLVVEGIHGLNPLLTEQVPAERKFRIFISALTQLNLDRHNRISTTDNRLMRRMVRDHRYRGHSALATLGSWASVRRGEERWIFPFQREADETFNSALDYELAVLKPKVEPLLMQIKPHHPEYAEARRLAQFLYNFLGVDDRSVPRTSILREYIGGSAFRY; this comes from the coding sequence ATGATCGACCCGTCAAGCTGCCCGTCCGGCGAGCATCAGCGCATCCGTGTCACCCGGGAGGATGGACAGCTGCTTGATCTTCCCGTCGGGACCCTGGTCAGGGCCCTGCCGGGCATCGACAGGGGGCGGGACGGCCTGCCCTTCATCGCCGCCCTGGTCAACCACGACCTGGCCTCGCTCAGCTATCCCCTGGAGATCAACAGCGAGGTCCGCCTGCTCACCCTGGCCGATGGGAACGGCTGGCGCGTCTACCAGCGCTCCCTCGCCTTCCTGGTCGCCAAGGCCATGCGCGAGCTCTTCCCCCAGGCTGTCTTCTCCCTCCAGCACTCCCTGGGCAGCGGCCTCTTCTGGAGCTTCCGCAACAACGCCCACGACGGCATCAGCCAGGAACTGCTGGACCGGCTGGCCGAGCGCATGAGGGAGCTGGTCCACCTCAACCTGCCCATTGAGCGGCGCAAGGTCTCCTTCACCGACGCCCTGGCCCGCTTCGAGGCGGACGGCGAGCGCGACAAGCTGGACCTGCTGCGCTTCCGCAACCCGCCCCATGTCGTGCTGCACGTCTGCGACGGCTTCTCCGACCTCGCCCACGGTCCGCTGGCCGACTGCACGGGCGTGCTCGGCCGCTTCGAGCTGGTCAACTACGAGCGGGGCTTCGTGCTCAACCTGCCGCGGCGCGAGCCGCCCTACGCCGTGGGCGAGCTGGAGCGGCAGCCCCACCTCTTCCACATCTACCAGGAGCACAAGGAATGGGGCCGCATCCTGGGGGTGGACACGGTGGGCCGCCTCAACGAGACGATCGACACGGGGGAGATCGAGGCCTTCATGCGGACGGCGGAGGCCCTGCACGAGCAGAAGCTGGGGCGCATCGCCCAGCAGATCGTCGCCCACCGGGACCGCCTGCGCGTCATCCTCATCGCCGGTCCTTCATCCGCGGGCAAGACCACCTTCGCCAAGCGGCTGGTGACGCATCTCACCGTCCACGGCCTGCGCCCGCTCATCCTGGGCACGGACGACTACTTCGTCGGCCCCGAGCAGACGCCCCGCGACGCGAGTGGCAAACCGGACTTCGAACACGTGGAGGCGGTGGACCTGCCCTTCTTCAACGAGAGCCTGTCCCGCCTGAGCGAGGGCCAGGAGATCGAGGTGCCCTTCTTCAACTTCCAAACCAAGCAGCGGGAGTTCCACGGCCGCCGCATGCGCCTGGCCGCCGACCAGCTCCTCGTCGTGGAGGGCATCCACGGCCTCAATCCGCTGCTGACCGAGCAGGTGCCGGCCGAGCGCAAGTTCCGCATCTTCATCAGCGCCTTGACCCAGCTCAACCTGGACCGCCACAACCGCATTTCGACGACGGACAACCGCCTGATGCGGCGCATGGTGCGCGACCACCGCTACCGCGGCCACTCGGCCCTGGCCACCCTGGGCAGCTGGGCCTCCGTGCGGCGGGGCGAGGAGCGCTGGATCTTCCCCTTCCAGCGCGAGGCGGACGAGACCTTCAACTCCGCCCTGGACTATGAGCTGGCCGTGCTCAAGCCCAAAGTTGAGCCACTGCTCATGCAGATCAAGCCGCATCATCCTGAATACGCCGAGGCGCGCCGCCTGGCCCAGTTCCTCTACAATTTCCTGGGGGTGGACGACCGCAGCGTGCCGCGCACCTCCATCCTGCGCGAGTACATCGGCGGCAGCGCCTTCCGCTATTGA
- a CDS encoding BMC domain-containing protein translates to MSLEALGMVETKGLVGAIEAADAMVKAAKVELIGREQVGGGYVTVMVRGDVGAVKAATDAGATAAEKVGEVVSVHVIPRPHSEVEQILPRKA, encoded by the coding sequence ATGTCTCTAGAAGCCCTGGGGATGGTGGAAACCAAGGGTCTGGTGGGCGCCATCGAGGCGGCCGACGCCATGGTCAAGGCGGCCAAGGTCGAACTGATCGGCCGCGAGCAGGTGGGCGGCGGCTATGTGACCGTCATGGTCCGCGGCGACGTGGGCGCGGTCAAGGCGGCCACCGACGCCGGCGCCACGGCGGCGGAGAAGGTGGGCGAGGTCGTGTCCGTCCACGTCATCCCGCGCCCGCACTCCGAGGTGGAGCAGATCCTGCCTCGCAAGGCGTGA
- a CDS encoding BMC domain-containing protein — MKDEALGFVETRGLVAAIEACDAMLKAARVRLLTRQVTHPALVTICVEGETAAVQAAVDAGSRAAARVGRVASTLVIPRPAPGIPELARHLAREAWRPSPPAPPPVPADEGESPPDSPEALAALPVRRLRALARRQPEFPLGGRRISQATREELLRLLGGLFFPPSSR; from the coding sequence ATGAAGGACGAGGCACTCGGCTTTGTGGAGACGCGCGGCCTGGTGGCCGCGATCGAAGCCTGCGACGCCATGTTGAAGGCCGCCCGCGTGCGGCTTCTGACGCGGCAGGTGACCCATCCCGCCCTGGTCACGATCTGCGTGGAAGGGGAGACGGCCGCCGTGCAGGCCGCCGTGGATGCCGGTTCGCGTGCCGCCGCCCGGGTCGGGCGGGTGGCCTCCACCCTGGTCATCCCCCGTCCGGCGCCCGGCATCCCCGAACTGGCCCGCCACTTGGCCCGCGAGGCCTGGCGGCCGTCGCCGCCCGCGCCGCCACCGGTCCCGGCCGATGAGGGGGAGTCGCCGCCGGACAGCCCGGAGGCCCTGGCCGCCCTGCCTGTCCGCCGCCTGAGGGCCCTGGCCCGCCGCCAGCCGGAATTCCCGCTGGGCGGCCGTCGCATATCACAGGCCACGCGCGAGGAGTTGCTGCGCCTGCTGGGAGGCCTCTTCTTCCCCCCCTCCTCCCGCTGA